The genomic region CGCCCTATGCCGCGCCGCAAGGCGATGGGCAGGTCCGGTTGCTGGTCATTGGCGGATCGCTGGGCGCGCGCATACTATCCGTTGGTGTGCCAGAAGCGATTGCGGGCCTGCCTGAAGGATTGCGTGCACGTCTTGAGGTGACCCAGCAGACCCGCGCCGAGCAGATCGAGGCTTCGCGCCGCATCTATGCCGAGGCGGGCGTGCAGGCCCATTGCGAACCCTTCTTTGAGGATATGGGGCCGCTTTATGCAGCGGCGCATCTGGTGATTTCGCGCTCTGGCGCGTCCAGCGTGTCGGAGATTGCGGCGCTGGGACGGCCCTCGCTGCTGGTGCCGCTGGAGATCGCCGCGGACGATCACCAGCGCGCCAATGCGATGAGCCTGGCGCAGGCTGGCGGCGCGCAGATCATCACCGAGGACGAGATCGCTGCAGGCGCGCTGCGGGCGCGGCTTGAAACCCTGCTTGGCGATGGCGAAGCTCTGGCGAATATGGCCGAAGCCGCCCTGCAGGCAGGCAAGCCGGATGCGCATTTGCGTCTGGCATCGCTTCTGCAGGAGGCGGCGAACGCGCGCACCTGACACAGACTTTTCAAGGACAGTATTCATGGCTCCGATTGACCTGCCTGCCGCTACCGGCCCGGTGCATTTCGTTGGTATTGGCGGGATCGGCATGAGCGGCATTGCCGAGGTGATGCTCAATCTGGGCTACCGGGTCTCCGGGTCCGACATCAAGGACAGTGCCAATGTGGAGCGCCTGCGCAAGAAGGGCGCGGTCGTGCATATCGGCCATAAGGGCGAAAACGTGGAGGGCGCAGGCGCGCTCGTCGTCTCGTCGGCGGTAAAGCGCGACAATCCCGAACTGGTGGCGGCGCGTGCCAAGCGCATTCCCGTCGTGCGCCGGGCCGAAATGCTGGCCGAGCTGATGCGTCTGAAATACGCCGTGGCAGTGGGCGGCACGCACGGAAAGACCACCACCACCTCGCTCATCGCTGCGCTGATGGATGCGGCAGGGTTCGATCCGACCGTCATCAATGGCGGCATCATCTCTGCCTATGGCTCCAACGCCAAGATGGGTGAAGGCGAGTGGATGGTGGTGGAGGCCGATGAGAGCGACGGCTCCTTCCTCAAACTGCGCGGCACGGTCGCGCTCATCACCAATATCGATCCCGAACACATGGAGCATTACGGCGATTTCGATGCGCTGCGTGATGCCTTCGCCCAGTTCGTCGAGAACCTGCCCTTCTATGGCTTTGCTGCGCTGTGCACCGATCACCCCGAAGTGCAGGCGCTGGCAGCGCGCATCGAGGACCGGCGCATCATCACCTATGGCTTCAATCCGCAGGCCGATGTGCGCTGCATCAATCTGCGCACCAGTCCGGAAGGGGCGGTGTTCGACATTGCTTTCCAGCCGCCGGGCGAGGAGCGCGTGGTCTGGAAAGACATCTCCCTGCCCATGATGGGCGAGCACAATGTCCAGAACACGACCGGCGCGATTGCCGTGGCGCAGGCGCTGGGCTGCACCGACGAGGCGGCGCGCAAGGCATTGTCCGGATTTGCTGGCGTGAAGCGCCGCTTCACCATCACCGGCACAGCCAGGGGCGTGACCGTGGTGGACGATTACGGCCACCACCCGGTGGAGATCGCTGCCGTGCTGAAAGCGGCGCGCCAGCGGGCAGGGGACGGCAGGGTGATCGCTGTTGTCCAGCCGCACCGCTATACCCGGCTCAATGATCTTTTCGAGGAGTTCTGCACCTGCTTCAACGACGCGGATAGCGTGCTTGTGACGGAGGTGTATTCGGCTGGTGAAAGCCCGATCGAGGGCGCGGATCAGGCTTCGCTCATTGCCGGCCTCACCGCACATGGCCATCGCGACGCGGCGGCGACTTCGCGCGAAACCCTCGCCGATGATATCGCGCCGCGCGTCGCGCCTGGTGATCTGGTTGTCTGTCTTGGCGCTGGCGACATTACCGCCTGGGCAGCGGAGCTGCCGGGACGGCTGGAGCAGGTGCTGTGAGTTTCCCCTCTCTCCTTGCCCAGCTCCCGCAAGTGCGCGGGCAGTATATCGAGAACGCGCCGCTCTCTGACATTACGTGGCTGCGTGTGGGCGGGCCTGCGCAGGTGCTCTATTTGCCTGCAGACGAGGCCGATCTGGCGCGCTTTCTCGCCGAGACACCTGAAGACATTCCCGTCCATGTGCTGGGTGCGGGCTCGAACACGCTTGTAAGGGATGGCGGGGTGCCGGGCGTGGTGATCCGCCTGACGCCAGCTTTCGCGCGCGCGCAAGTGCTGGACGGCAATCGCATCCGCATCGGTACCGCGCTGCTCGACAAGATGGCCGCCAAGGCCGCCGCGAAGGCGGGCATTGCGGGTCTGGAGTTTTATGTCGGCGTGCCGGGCACG from Glycocaulis abyssi harbors:
- the murG gene encoding undecaprenyldiphospho-muramoylpentapeptide beta-N-acetylglucosaminyltransferase; translated protein: MSAPRLLIAAGGTGGHIFPARAVAETLREAGWQIRLVTDQRGMRHATGFPCEGVDQIEAATPFVKNPARAAGNTVRLARGFASTGRIIARFKPDLIAGFGGYPAFPALAHARLKRIPFVIHEQNAVLGRVNRLFAGNAFAVASGFDRLDRLPRKSCHVVTGNPVRSAILAGGRTPYAAPQGDGQVRLLVIGGSLGARILSVGVPEAIAGLPEGLRARLEVTQQTRAEQIEASRRIYAEAGVQAHCEPFFEDMGPLYAAAHLVISRSGASSVSEIAALGRPSLLVPLEIAADDHQRANAMSLAQAGGAQIITEDEIAAGALRARLETLLGDGEALANMAEAALQAGKPDAHLRLASLLQEAANART
- the murC gene encoding UDP-N-acetylmuramate--L-alanine ligase codes for the protein MAPIDLPAATGPVHFVGIGGIGMSGIAEVMLNLGYRVSGSDIKDSANVERLRKKGAVVHIGHKGENVEGAGALVVSSAVKRDNPELVAARAKRIPVVRRAEMLAELMRLKYAVAVGGTHGKTTTTSLIAALMDAAGFDPTVINGGIISAYGSNAKMGEGEWMVVEADESDGSFLKLRGTVALITNIDPEHMEHYGDFDALRDAFAQFVENLPFYGFAALCTDHPEVQALAARIEDRRIITYGFNPQADVRCINLRTSPEGAVFDIAFQPPGEERVVWKDISLPMMGEHNVQNTTGAIAVAQALGCTDEAARKALSGFAGVKRRFTITGTARGVTVVDDYGHHPVEIAAVLKAARQRAGDGRVIAVVQPHRYTRLNDLFEEFCTCFNDADSVLVTEVYSAGESPIEGADQASLIAGLTAHGHRDAAATSRETLADDIAPRVAPGDLVVCLGAGDITAWAAELPGRLEQVL